Within the Gadus chalcogrammus isolate NIFS_2021 chromosome 15, NIFS_Gcha_1.0, whole genome shotgun sequence genome, the region tacAATAAGGAgacggtaggggttagacagtacaataAGGAGTAGGTCGGGGTTTGACAGTacaataaggagcaggtatacTCTTTGTATCCCTCAGAGATCCCCGGGCTGCTGTCCACCATGTGGCAGACCCTCGGTCAGAACAACACcagcagccaccaccaccactcccctctctctgtctccatgacgacggggaggggaggagcccgAGACTACGGCTCCTCCTACTCCCAGCACCACCCGCTGCAGCCGGCCAGCCACACCTCGGAGGACGTGGAGTTCAGCCCTAGCGACCACCTCGACGACCACTCCACGCTCGGCCCCGAGGACCTGAGTGGGGACATGGTGGActacggcgaggaggaggaggaggtgcccgGGGGGGATCTGGGTATGGGCGGAGACATGATGGGGGAGGAGCCAATCTGCAGCCAGACGGACATGGTGGAGGCGGAGCTGAGGAGGCGGGGCGCGGAGAGCCAGTGCGCTAACAGACAT harbors:
- the LOC130404954 gene encoding uncharacterized protein LOC130404954, giving the protein MQQSDGKSSGGGGLDGCLLHHRTEAAGGTCIGDRMVKVESGVLLSSSQTAELAFLRSRVRDLEREKAEMGAENQRLRTMLVNEIPGLLSTMWQTLGQNNTSSHHHHSPLSVSMTTGRGGARDYGSSYSQHHPLQPASHTSEDVEFSPSDHLDDHSTLGPEDLSGDMVDYGEEEEEVPGGDLGMGGDMMGEEPICSQTDMVEAELRRRGAESQCANRHASSHASSHANSHASSHANSHVRGTASIHGQIRLVYKNINSDY